One genomic region from Deltaproteobacteria bacterium encodes:
- a CDS encoding VOC family protein, giving the protein MAKLRHIAIATQHEAETARFYVETFGMTEIGKIDIPIVSGYFLTDGTINLAILNFKNDQVAGAERGQEWSGIHHIGFEVESLEETAKKLAAARCERRDDINQALGLNMGKSQHGNAEVRYSGPDGVMFDISQSGWVGTSGTPRHPGKKDEPHEA; this is encoded by the coding sequence ATGGCGAAGCTGCGGCATATTGCTATTGCCACCCAGCATGAGGCGGAGACCGCCCGGTTCTATGTTGAAACCTTTGGCATGACCGAAATCGGCAAGATCGATATTCCTATCGTGTCTGGCTACTTTCTCACCGACGGGACGATCAACCTGGCCATCCTCAACTTCAAGAACGACCAAGTGGCGGGTGCAGAACGCGGCCAGGAGTGGAGCGGCATCCATCACATCGGCTTTGAGGTCGAGAGCTTGGAAGAAACCGCTAAAAAGTTAGCCGCCGCCAGATGCGAGCGACGCGATGATATCAATCAAGCGCTTGGTCTGAACATGGGGAAAAGCCAGCATGGCAACGCCGAAGTACGGTATAGCGGACCGGATGGCGTCATGTTCGATATCTCGCAGAGCGGCTGGGTGGGTACTTCGGGAACGCCTCGCCACCCCGGCAAGAAAGACGAACCTCACGAGGCGTAA
- a CDS encoding nitroreductase family deazaflavin-dependent oxidoreductase: protein MSEATTPANLPKWIGDHLRRYVDSNGADGHMWDSAPVGGPGPIPTLLLTTRGRRSGQPIAMPLIYGEADGRYVVVASKGGAPNHPGWYLNLVAQPTVEVQVIADRFQAKARTATGEERARLWEKMAVIYPPYNAYQAKTSREIPVVILERV from the coding sequence ATGAGCGAAGCTACAACCCCAGCGAATTTACCTAAATGGATTGGCGATCATCTCCGGCGCTACGTCGACAGCAACGGTGCCGATGGTCACATGTGGGACTCGGCACCGGTGGGTGGACCTGGTCCGATTCCCACGCTTTTATTAACCACGCGCGGTCGCCGCTCCGGGCAACCCATCGCCATGCCGCTGATCTATGGTGAAGCCGATGGTCGCTATGTCGTGGTGGCATCGAAAGGCGGCGCGCCGAACCATCCCGGCTGGTATCTCAATCTGGTGGCGCAGCCCACGGTCGAGGTGCAGGTGATTGCCGATCGATTTCAGGCCAAGGCTCGCACCGCGACCGGAGAGGAGCGCGCGCGCCTGTGGGAGAAGATGGCGGTCATCTATCCGCCTTACAATGCCTATCAGGCGAAGACCTCTCGCGAGATTCCGGTGGTGATATTAGAACGTGTCTAA
- a CDS encoding alpha/beta hydrolase: MPIFTRGDVKLYYEEQGSGFPLLMIAPGGMRSTVSFWDRVSWNPIPQLARHYRVIAMDQRNAGQSIAPIRATDSWSVYTEDQLALMDHLGADRFHVAGMCIGGSYSMGLIQAAPRRVMSAVLFQPIGQDNNRQAFFDMFDGWAKEMKPSHPETDERAWESFKTSMYGGDFLFNVSREFVAGCHTPLLVLLGNDMYHPESTSRDIVALAPRVTLIEQWKDPTHQPAAQQAIERFLAEHTPR, encoded by the coding sequence ATGCCGATATTTACGCGTGGAGATGTCAAGCTGTACTACGAAGAGCAGGGCAGCGGTTTTCCGCTGTTGATGATTGCGCCGGGCGGGATGCGCTCGACCGTGTCTTTCTGGGACAGAGTGTCGTGGAATCCTATTCCTCAGCTCGCCCGACATTATCGCGTCATTGCCATGGACCAACGCAATGCCGGTCAGTCAATCGCGCCCATCCGCGCCACGGATAGTTGGTCAGTGTATACGGAAGATCAGCTCGCGCTGATGGATCATCTGGGCGCCGATCGCTTCCACGTCGCAGGGATGTGTATCGGCGGCTCGTACAGCATGGGGCTCATCCAAGCCGCGCCGCGGAGGGTGATGTCGGCAGTGTTGTTTCAGCCGATCGGCCAGGATAATAACCGCCAGGCGTTTTTCGATATGTTCGACGGCTGGGCGAAAGAGATGAAGCCGTCGCATCCCGAGACGGATGAGCGCGCTTGGGAGTCGTTCAAAACCTCCATGTATGGTGGAGATTTTCTTTTCAACGTCTCGCGCGAGTTTGTTGCTGGCTGCCACACCCCGCTGCTGGTGTTGCTGGGCAACGATATGTACCATCCCGAATCGACCTCGCGGGATATCGTTGCGCTCGCGCCGCGCGTTACTCTGATCGAGCAGTGGAAAGACCCTACGCATCAACCGGCGGCGCAGCAAGCGATCGAGCGCTTTCTCGCGGAACACACCCCGCGTTAA
- a CDS encoding cupin domain-containing protein yields the protein MAKPIRRIVTGHNAAGKSIIAQDAIATSVLELPSAPGLRVTDLWETITAPADLSGGTDPVARPVHLEPKPTGTICRVVELPPDAALGKQADSREMFASLGASHVADTSSSTPMMHKTASVDYAIVLSGEIWAVMDEGETCMKAGDVLIQCATNHAWSNRSNEPAFVAFILVGAVPVA from the coding sequence ATGGCTAAACCAATCCGTCGTATCGTGACCGGCCACAACGCTGCCGGTAAGTCGATCATTGCCCAGGATGCCATTGCTACCAGCGTCCTCGAACTTCCCTCTGCCCCGGGACTGCGGGTGACCGATCTGTGGGAGACGATCACTGCGCCTGCCGATCTCTCCGGCGGCACTGACCCTGTCGCTCGTCCCGTGCATCTGGAACCCAAACCGACAGGGACGATCTGCCGCGTCGTCGAGCTTCCGCCCGATGCCGCGCTCGGCAAACAGGCCGATTCCCGGGAGATGTTCGCCTCTTTGGGCGCGAGTCACGTGGCCGACACGAGCAGTAGTACGCCAATGATGCATAAGACGGCTTCGGTGGATTACGCCATCGTACTGTCCGGCGAGATTTGGGCGGTGATGGACGAAGGCGAAACCTGCATGAAAGCCGGCGACGTCTTGATTCAATGCGCGACGAACCATGCTTGGAGCAATCGCTCGAACGAGCCTGCATTTGTGGCTTTCATCCTTGTGGGCGCTGTGCCGGTTGCTTGA
- a CDS encoding CocE/NonD family hydrolase, with translation MIVQARKEYKVIVEKNVPMKARDGVTLFADVLRPDAAGRFPVLLSRTPYGKRGMDDPNGPHALFARYGYVAVIQDCRGRFESEGEYDTIFQEIPDGYDAVEWAARLPWANGRVGTTGQSYLGLTQYMIACNNPMPPSLQAQAPVSASSDYHASWIYHTGGVSLWGWMVPYAIFKGLNTLKRQQRQDLMEKMKEYVEGNEFPIPRRTRFGLNAFTPLSDKWYRHLPIKDWGEFLKETAPYFAEHIKQADDGEYWYRANVNRHAASISVPMLHVTSWYDIFAEGGMNAYQSIKANSNFAKARNGQRLIIGPWGHLLPYHIPSSRGTGDIDFGPNALIDLNQTLLRWFDYWLKDIENGVMDEPPVTIFTLGENRWQTLPDWPPPHMRQVRYFLHSQQGANSLRGDGTLSTVPPDSERADAYVYNPDDPVPSLGGNNLTIDIGVQDQRPVEERNDVLVYTSDPLEQPLEITGPVSVALWASSSAVDTDFTAKLIDVHPDGYAQNLLDGILRARYRESASMPTLMEAGKPYLFTIDLWATSNVFLPGHRIRLEISSSNFPRFDRNLNTGEPFGEGTRGVPAQQTVFHQDDKASYLLLPVIPR, from the coding sequence ATGATCGTTCAGGCACGGAAAGAATACAAAGTCATTGTCGAAAAGAATGTCCCGATGAAAGCCCGAGATGGGGTCACACTCTTCGCCGATGTGCTGCGCCCAGACGCAGCCGGTCGGTTTCCTGTCCTGCTCAGCCGTACGCCCTACGGCAAGCGCGGCATGGACGATCCCAACGGGCCGCATGCCCTCTTTGCACGCTATGGCTACGTCGCGGTTATCCAAGACTGTCGCGGACGGTTCGAATCTGAAGGTGAGTACGACACGATCTTCCAGGAAATCCCCGACGGCTACGACGCCGTGGAATGGGCGGCACGGCTGCCGTGGGCGAACGGACGCGTCGGCACCACCGGCCAGTCCTATTTGGGACTGACGCAGTACATGATCGCCTGCAATAATCCCATGCCACCGTCGCTGCAAGCGCAGGCTCCAGTCTCGGCTTCGTCCGACTACCATGCGAGCTGGATCTACCACACCGGCGGCGTTTCCCTCTGGGGTTGGATGGTGCCCTATGCCATCTTCAAAGGACTCAACACGCTCAAACGCCAACAACGCCAGGACTTGATGGAGAAGATGAAAGAATATGTCGAAGGCAACGAGTTCCCCATTCCGCGCAGAACTCGCTTTGGCCTCAATGCCTTCACCCCGCTCTCCGATAAATGGTACCGCCACTTGCCAATCAAAGATTGGGGAGAATTTCTGAAAGAAACCGCGCCGTATTTTGCCGAACACATCAAGCAAGCCGACGACGGCGAGTACTGGTATCGCGCCAACGTCAACCGCCATGCCGCCAGCATCAGTGTGCCGATGCTGCACGTGACCTCGTGGTACGACATTTTTGCTGAAGGTGGGATGAACGCGTATCAAAGTATCAAGGCAAACAGCAATTTCGCGAAGGCGCGCAACGGCCAGCGGCTCATCATCGGCCCCTGGGGTCACCTGTTGCCGTATCACATTCCCAGTTCGCGCGGCACAGGCGATATCGACTTCGGGCCGAACGCTCTGATCGACCTCAATCAGACGCTGCTGCGTTGGTTCGACTATTGGCTCAAGGACATCGAGAACGGCGTCATGGACGAGCCGCCGGTCACCATCTTCACCTTGGGCGAGAACCGCTGGCAAACGCTGCCCGACTGGCCGCCGCCCCATATGCGGCAGGTGCGTTATTTCCTGCATAGCCAACAAGGGGCTAACTCCTTGCGCGGCGACGGCACACTCTCGACCGTGCCACCCGACAGCGAACGAGCGGATGCCTACGTCTATAATCCCGACGACCCGGTTCCTTCCCTCGGTGGGAATAATCTCACGATCGATATCGGCGTCCAGGACCAACGCCCAGTCGAGGAGCGGAATGACGTGCTGGTGTACACTTCGGACCCGCTCGAACAGCCGCTGGAGATTACCGGACCGGTGAGCGTCGCCTTGTGGGCGTCGTCTTCGGCAGTAGACACCGACTTCACTGCCAAACTGATAGACGTACATCCTGACGGCTACGCGCAAAACCTGCTCGACGGCATCCTACGCGCGCGCTACCGCGAGTCGGCCAGCATGCCCACACTGATGGAAGCAGGGAAGCCATATCTCTTCACTATTGACCTGTGGGCGACAAGCAACGTTTTTCTCCCTGGGCATCGCATCCGGCTAGAGATCAGTTCCAGCAACTTCCCGCGCTTCGACCGGAACCTCAACACCGGAGAGCCATTTGGCGAAGGAACGAGGGGAGTACCCGCGCAGCAGACCGTGTTTCACCAAGACGACAAGGCATCGTACCTGCTCTTGCCCGTCATCCCGAGATAA
- a CDS encoding toxin-antitoxin system HicB family antitoxin — MSTLSVQLPNSLQTHLQELAEREGISVEQFIATAVAEKMAALMTESYLTERAKRGSRAKYEAALAQVPDVEPKEYDRLPSS; from the coding sequence ATGAGTACACTGAGTGTCCAACTCCCCAATTCCTTGCAGACCCACCTGCAGGAACTCGCGGAACGCGAAGGGATTTCAGTTGAGCAGTTCATTGCCACGGCGGTGGCGGAGAAGATGGCCGCACTGATGACCGAATCCTACTTGACGGAGCGTGCGAAACGCGGGAGCCGGGCAAAGTATGAGGCAGCCTTAGCGCAGGTGCCCGATGTCGAGCCTAAGGAGTATGACCGACTTCCGTCCTCATAG
- a CDS encoding PIN domain-containing protein, with product MILELAVKAGCEFIVTYNTRDFAGVAQFGIRVIEPGAFLQYIGALP from the coding sequence ATGATCTTGGAGCTAGCGGTCAAGGCCGGGTGTGAGTTTATCGTGACCTACAACACACGGGACTTTGCTGGAGTGGCACAGTTCGGCATACGCGTCATCGAACCAGGGGCCTTCTTACAATATATTGGAGCATTGCCATGA
- a CDS encoding SIR2 family protein: MKKQSLSGTTTEAAMAPWRPTSDQSRFIKRYAEALGSGDVAIFAGAGLSRAAGYVDWRALLKDIATDLKLDIDRETDLIAIAQYHLNEKRSRGRLNQVIVDELAGSATSTQTHRILARLPIPTAWTTNYDQLLERSFEDAGKIVDLKLTQENLAHTKRGRDVVLYKMHGCVTQPHEAVVTKDDYEQYERRRPLFVESLKGDLIAKTFLFLGFSFTDPTIDYVLSRVRVLLGANVREHFCVMRMLPRPRGIVGRRKAEYEYEHRRTTLRQADLLRFGIETVWVEDFSHVEPLLVALSSFIHRKAVFVSGAAHDPAPLGLTRLDDLAQAVGERLIGEGYNLVSGFGLGLGEQCVLGALRALYGIPKGADLERLVARPFPRVEWTNQQVQNTRHREDLIARSGVVVVMAGNRELASGTEISPGVLEEVDIAPREGKRVIPVGATGHAARKIWEKAVADPERYLPRLKAKRELAALGDSNATNEQLLNAIFGLLAKAERAVRV, from the coding sequence TTGAAGAAGCAATCTCTATCAGGAACAACCACTGAGGCGGCAATGGCGCCCTGGAGACCCACGAGCGATCAATCGCGGTTCATCAAACGATACGCCGAAGCCCTGGGTTCGGGGGACGTTGCTATCTTTGCGGGCGCAGGCCTTTCTCGAGCAGCGGGCTATGTCGACTGGCGCGCTTTGCTGAAAGACATCGCCACCGATCTCAAATTGGATATCGATCGGGAGACCGACCTTATCGCAATCGCACAGTATCATTTAAACGAGAAACGCAGCCGTGGCCGCCTAAACCAGGTCATTGTGGATGAGCTTGCCGGTTCTGCAACGTCAACCCAGACCCATCGCATTCTCGCGCGCCTTCCGATACCGACCGCCTGGACCACCAACTACGATCAGCTTTTGGAGCGCTCCTTTGAAGACGCTGGCAAGATCGTTGACTTGAAGCTGACTCAGGAGAATCTCGCGCACACGAAGCGCGGACGCGACGTCGTGCTCTACAAGATGCATGGTTGCGTGACACAGCCGCATGAAGCCGTCGTTACGAAGGATGACTATGAGCAATACGAGAGGCGGCGGCCTCTTTTTGTCGAGAGTCTCAAAGGGGATCTGATTGCGAAGACGTTCCTCTTCCTCGGATTCAGCTTTACCGATCCGACCATAGACTACGTGCTGAGTAGGGTCCGTGTCCTTCTTGGCGCTAATGTCCGCGAGCACTTTTGTGTGATGCGCATGCTGCCGCGACCACGCGGCATTGTCGGCCGACGGAAAGCGGAATACGAGTATGAACATCGCAGGACAACTCTGCGGCAGGCTGACCTTTTGCGATTTGGAATTGAGACGGTTTGGGTCGAGGACTTCTCGCACGTCGAGCCTCTTCTCGTTGCACTGTCATCGTTCATTCATCGAAAGGCGGTCTTCGTCTCCGGGGCCGCTCACGACCCGGCTCCGCTGGGACTTACTCGCCTTGATGATCTTGCTCAGGCGGTCGGGGAGCGCCTGATAGGTGAAGGGTACAACTTGGTCTCTGGCTTCGGGTTAGGCTTGGGCGAGCAGTGCGTGCTCGGGGCTCTTCGAGCACTGTACGGGATACCGAAGGGTGCGGACTTAGAGCGTCTTGTCGCCCGCCCTTTCCCGCGCGTTGAATGGACAAACCAGCAGGTACAGAACACCCGCCACCGCGAGGATCTGATTGCGCGGTCCGGCGTAGTTGTCGTGATGGCTGGTAACCGTGAGCTAGCTAGCGGAACCGAGATCTCCCCCGGTGTGCTCGAAGAGGTTGATATCGCTCCTCGAGAGGGCAAACGCGTAATCCCGGTTGGCGCGACCGGCCATGCCGCTCGGAAAATATGGGAGAAGGCTGTCGCTGATCCAGAACGGTACTTGCCAAGACTCAAAGCCAAAAGAGAGCTGGCCGCGCTGGGGGATTCCAACGCAACAAATGAACAGCTTCTGAACGCGATCTTCGGCCTCTTGGCAAAAGCCGAAAGGGCCGTAAGGGTATAG
- a CDS encoding SAM-dependent DNA methyltransferase produces MDTSKQNRTEFGDFQTPIELARNVCSAISRTGFRPASVIEPTCGIGAFVRAALEAFPHSLRFLGFDLNSTYIDKARTATAEFSTHTSVEIDERDFFQTDWNRIVKDLPQPVLILGNPPWVTNAALGVLGSNNLPTKANIDNLRGIEALTGSSNFDISEWMLRENLQWLQGRKGMLAVLCKTSVARKVLAFAWENAVSVAQAAIYRLDAKRYFGASVDACLLLIHMDQSEKITECADYVSLHDQKPASVFGWRNGKLVADVVLYEQWRSLTAPGLSGWRSGIKHDCSKVFELRREGRHFVNESGESIELEEDVVFPLLKSSDLATSRQPRLWMLVPQRTMNQPPPHLEKDAPKAWKYLTANSTFLDRRASTIYKKRAPFSIFGVGPYSFAPWKVAISGLYKKLEFARVAPFNDRPVVLDDTCYFFPCHSEEECNILYELVQSLPAREYWSALVFWDAKRPITARLLNSLDLAALARELGKESKVTRTLAERQFVEYAEESHQQLLFREDTAMYESTSATNRRKAQTAQLSSWAAFRNLDTTTGE; encoded by the coding sequence ATGGATACGAGTAAACAGAACCGAACAGAGTTCGGAGACTTCCAAACCCCAATCGAGTTGGCGCGAAACGTCTGCTCAGCCATCTCCCGAACGGGATTCCGACCAGCCTCTGTCATTGAACCGACCTGTGGAATTGGAGCCTTTGTCAGAGCAGCCCTAGAAGCGTTTCCGCATTCCTTACGATTTTTGGGTTTTGACTTAAACAGTACATATATAGACAAAGCGCGCACGGCAACCGCAGAATTTTCGACCCATACATCTGTCGAAATCGATGAGCGAGACTTTTTCCAGACAGACTGGAACAGGATTGTGAAGGACCTTCCGCAACCCGTCCTGATCCTTGGCAATCCACCTTGGGTGACTAATGCCGCCCTTGGGGTTCTCGGTAGCAACAACCTTCCAACGAAAGCGAACATTGACAACCTACGTGGAATTGAGGCGCTCACAGGTTCCAGCAACTTTGATATCTCAGAATGGATGTTGCGAGAGAACCTGCAGTGGCTTCAAGGTCGGAAAGGGATGCTCGCAGTTCTTTGTAAAACATCAGTTGCCCGGAAGGTTCTAGCATTTGCTTGGGAAAACGCTGTCTCGGTCGCCCAGGCAGCAATCTACCGACTCGATGCGAAACGTTATTTCGGTGCTTCCGTTGATGCTTGCTTATTGCTGATTCATATGGACCAAAGTGAAAAAATCACAGAGTGTGCTGATTATGTGTCGCTGCATGATCAGAAGCCAGCGAGTGTATTCGGCTGGCGGAACGGAAAGCTTGTTGCGGATGTGGTTTTGTACGAGCAGTGGCGCAGTCTCACAGCGCCCGGCTTGAGTGGCTGGCGGTCGGGAATCAAGCACGATTGTAGCAAGGTCTTTGAACTCAGGCGGGAAGGTCGCCATTTTGTCAATGAATCTGGAGAATCCATAGAGCTTGAAGAGGATGTCGTCTTCCCTCTTCTCAAAAGTTCCGATCTTGCCACTTCTCGGCAACCACGATTATGGATGCTTGTTCCACAGCGCACGATGAACCAGCCCCCCCCCCACCTGGAGAAAGACGCTCCTAAAGCCTGGAAATACCTTACCGCAAACTCGACATTCCTAGATCGGAGAGCGAGTACCATTTATAAGAAGCGTGCTCCCTTCTCTATCTTCGGTGTTGGACCATATTCTTTTGCTCCGTGGAAAGTTGCGATTTCAGGTCTGTACAAGAAGCTCGAATTTGCCCGCGTTGCTCCGTTCAACGATCGTCCTGTTGTCCTCGACGATACCTGCTACTTCTTTCCTTGTCATTCTGAAGAGGAGTGCAACATACTATACGAACTTGTTCAGTCTCTCCCAGCAAGAGAATATTGGTCTGCGCTCGTCTTTTGGGATGCAAAACGGCCAATCACAGCTCGACTCCTCAACTCTCTGGACCTAGCAGCTTTAGCACGAGAGCTAGGCAAGGAGAGTAAAGTCACGCGAACTTTAGCAGAACGGCAATTTGTAGAGTACGCCGAGGAATCTCACCAGCAGCTTCTCTTCAGGGAAGATACGGCTATGTACGAGAGTACATCGGCCACGAACCGCAGGAAGGCGCAGACAGCCCAACTCAGTAGTTGGGCTGCGTTTCGTAACCTCGACACAACCACAGGAGAATGA
- a CDS encoding restriction endonuclease, with the protein MKSRLTLDELKSEVHRFAELESAHRDPSLYGVTDGKAVGTYFEHKFRLYLHERYEYAEGNSARGIDFPELNVDMKVTSIRQPQSSCPFKSARQKIYGLGYSLLVFVYEKTDDQSTATGHLNILHTIFVDEKRTGDFQTTTGLRRILENEGNKDDLLAFLQERMLPVDDIEASLIADELLKNPPEIGYLTISNALQWRLQYSRVIEKAGSVLGVQRLK; encoded by the coding sequence ATGAAATCACGATTAACACTTGATGAATTGAAATCAGAAGTTCATAGATTCGCTGAACTGGAATCGGCACACCGAGACCCATCCCTGTACGGCGTTACGGACGGAAAAGCAGTCGGGACGTATTTTGAACACAAATTTCGCCTCTATCTTCACGAACGATATGAGTATGCAGAGGGGAATTCAGCCAGGGGAATCGACTTTCCTGAACTCAATGTCGATATGAAGGTCACAAGTATTAGGCAGCCACAATCCTCATGTCCGTTCAAGTCGGCGAGACAGAAGATCTATGGCCTTGGCTATTCACTTCTTGTTTTTGTGTATGAGAAAACAGACGATCAATCGACTGCCACCGGCCATTTAAACATTCTCCATACGATCTTCGTGGATGAGAAGCGAACGGGCGATTTTCAAACCACCACAGGACTAAGACGAATTCTCGAAAACGAAGGGAACAAGGATGACCTCCTTGCATTTCTGCAGGAAAGAATGCTGCCAGTAGACGACATCGAAGCGTCTCTTATTGCTGACGAACTGCTCAAGAATCCACCCGAGATTGGTTATTTGACGATCTCTAACGCTCTTCAATGGAGACTCCAATACAGCAGGGTAATCGAAAAGGCAGGGTCAGTCCTCGGAGTTCAACGCCTGAAATAA
- a CDS encoding PD40 domain-containing protein translates to MHLQILVRWLLLLFFFLFAHSLATASAATDLIAYIDGDGDLYLIQPDGEGKRKLASGEMLQSISFSPHAIQAGRDFYSWPVWSPDASRLACFRFQVTPEGPTDGLYIFDTKSSQVLHSYQEPGLRPIYAYWAPNSRSLAVLLGGQGPLALGLWPVNGAQRPKTLAHGAPFFFHWRTDGRALLAHSGSDEEVREGHAVSVISVETGERQFVSRTPAAFGPASWSGDGHWLAYGNQAKEQEKSELMIAMADASAPKSFGTFPAKLALSWSPTQPILAVATSTLLGDPLLEELKLIDVPSGKARTVVKDSFAAYFWSPDGERILYAKRKLGTDLWAWAVVNISDGKTYEVVDFVPSRPLLLVFQYFDQYALSHRLWAPDSKHFVFAGAAGADSRPAEGLGNPTLYTVEASKHAKPKSLTAGIVGFWSPQ, encoded by the coding sequence ATGCACTTGCAGATACTGGTTCGCTGGCTCCTCCTCCTCTTCTTCTTCCTCTTCGCCCACAGCCTCGCCACCGCCTCGGCAGCAACCGATCTCATCGCCTACATCGATGGCGATGGGGATTTGTACCTCATCCAGCCCGATGGGGAAGGGAAACGAAAGCTGGCGTCAGGGGAAATGTTGCAATCCATCTCCTTCTCGCCTCACGCGATCCAGGCAGGAAGAGATTTTTATAGCTGGCCGGTGTGGTCCCCCGACGCTAGTCGTCTCGCCTGTTTTCGTTTCCAGGTCACGCCAGAAGGTCCTACCGATGGGTTGTACATCTTCGACACCAAAAGTTCTCAAGTGCTCCACTCTTATCAGGAACCGGGACTGCGTCCGATTTATGCCTACTGGGCACCCAACAGTCGGAGCTTGGCTGTTCTTTTAGGCGGACAAGGTCCGCTCGCTCTCGGGTTATGGCCGGTCAATGGCGCGCAGCGACCGAAAACCCTTGCCCACGGGGCACCGTTTTTCTTTCATTGGCGCACCGATGGACGGGCTTTATTAGCGCATTCAGGAAGTGACGAAGAAGTCAGGGAAGGCCATGCCGTCAGCGTTATCAGCGTCGAAACCGGAGAGCGCCAGTTCGTTTCCCGTACTCCGGCAGCATTTGGCCCCGCCTCCTGGTCGGGGGATGGACACTGGCTGGCCTACGGCAATCAAGCCAAGGAGCAAGAAAAGTCCGAACTCATGATCGCAATGGCCGATGCCAGCGCACCGAAATCGTTCGGCACTTTCCCAGCAAAACTCGCGCTGTCGTGGTCACCAACCCAGCCCATTCTTGCGGTCGCCACCAGTACACTGCTCGGCGATCCGCTGCTCGAAGAACTGAAGTTGATCGATGTGCCTTCCGGTAAAGCACGCACAGTCGTGAAGGACAGCTTTGCCGCATATTTTTGGTCTCCCGACGGCGAGCGCATCCTGTATGCCAAACGCAAATTGGGCACGGACCTTTGGGCTTGGGCGGTAGTGAATATCAGCGATGGGAAGACCTATGAGGTCGTCGATTTTGTCCCCTCTCGCCCGCTCTTGCTCGTCTTTCAGTATTTCGATCAATACGCGCTGTCCCATCGCCTATGGGCTCCCGATAGCAAGCACTTCGTTTTTGCTGGAGCAGCCGGGGCGGACAGTCGCCCAGCCGAAGGACTCGGCAATCCGACTCTCTATACCGTCGAAGCCAGCAAACACGCCAAGCCCAAGTCGCTCACCGCCGGCATCGTCGGGTTCTGGTCTCCGCAATAG